One stretch of Malus domestica chromosome 14, GDT2T_hap1 DNA includes these proteins:
- the LOC103416393 gene encoding uncharacterized protein: MDPPPPPYSSPHLYPAAVTALSAAATITPATVEAHNYNIITTTHVAANPTPAPNPTPNHPPYAEMIYGAITALKEKDGSSKRAIAKYIERVYSGLPATHSALLTHHLKRLKNNGHLLMVKKSYKLPGSEGSVPPPPTSAADAAGTAAIPSPGLARGRGRPPKNKPISDQPNSQQPISQQFIPFPPQQQQQPIPILQLPTSQQPFPIPQQTNSYHQQPIPIPQQLNSNPIPAEPNSQPMLVALGLADEPGSEKRRPGRPRKVVVGAGVGQAVGSPVSGKRGRGRPPGTRLPKKKAGRPPKPKSVSAVGGLNGLAKRGRGRPSKAEPKSVYFPYATNVPIIGAFEQNNVPNVVAPQQPQLGAKRRGRPSKKKEEAASAATVRVGGLVPGKRGRPPGLPGIERPSRKSGRPVGRPRKNALAEITEAPDPKSVANGEFKRKLEYFQFKVGQAVGALKPYLTPESAGNAIAAIQELEGLATMDINTPLDIEAQQPPMLQS; encoded by the exons ATGGACCCACCGCCCCCTCCATATTCAAGTCCGCATCTTTATCCAGCGGCCGTCACCGCCCTCTCCGCCGCCGCAACCATCACCCCCGCCACCGTCGAAGCTCACAATTATAACATTATCACCACTACCCATGTGGCTGCCAACCCCACCCCTGCTCCGAACCCTACTCCCAATCACCCTCCTTACGCCGAG ATGATATACGGAGCGATAACGGCGTTAAAGGAGAAGGACGGGTCGAGCAAGAGGGCGATAGCGAAGTACATAGAGCGAGTCTACTCGGGGCTTCCGGCGACTCACTCGGCCTTGTTGACTCACCACCTCAAGCGCTTGAAGAACAATGGTCACCTCCTTATGGTCAAAAAGTCGTACAAGCTTCCTGGATCTGAGGGTTCCGTTCCCCCTCCTCCTACTTCAGCTGCTGATGCTGCCGGCACGGCGGCGATTCCCTCTCCCGGGCTCGCAAGAGGCCGCGGCCGCCCTCCCAAAAACAAGCCCATTTCTGACCAGCCTAATTCCCAACAACCCATTTCCCAGCAATTCATTCCCTTTCCcccgcagcagcagcagcaacctaTTCCAATTCTCCAGCTGCCCACTTCACAGCAACCCTTTCCGATTCCCCAGCAGACCAATTCCTACCACCAACAACCCATTCCCATCCCCCAGCAGCTCAATTCCAATCCCATCCCAGCTGAGCCCAATTCCCAGCCCATGCTAGTCGCTCTCGGACTCGCCGACGAGCCAGGGTCGGAGAAGAGGCGCCCAGGTAGGCCGCGTAAGGTGGTTGTGGGTGCTGGAGTCGGACAAGCTGTGGGCAGCCCAGTGTCTGGCAAGAGGGGCCGGGGTCGTCCGCCTGGCACCAGGTTGCCAAAGAAGAAGGCTGGGCGTCCTCCCAAGCCAAAGTCCGTGTCTGCTGTTGGAGGCCTTAACGGACTTGCGAAGAGGGGCCGCGGGAGGCCCTCAAAAGCTGAGCCAAAGAGCGTGTACTTTCCGTACGCCACCAATGTGCCTATCATTGGTGCGTTTGAGCAGAACAATGTGCCCAATGTGGTGGCGCCACAGCAACCGCAGCTGGGGGCGAAGCGCAGAGGCCGGCCCtccaagaagaaggaagaagctgcTTCTGCTGCTACTGTGCGTGTTGGTGGTTTGGTGCCCGGTAAGCGTGGCCGGCCACCTGGGCTGCCTGGAATAGAGCGGCCCTCGAGAAAAAGTGGAAGGCCCGTTGGCAGGCCGAGGAAG AATGCATTAGCTGAAATAACTGAAGCGCCGGATCCAAAATCGGTTGCCAATGGAGAATTTAAGAGGAAACTTGAGTACTTT CAATTCAAAGTGGGTCAGGCTGTTGGTGCGCTAAAACCTTACTTAACCCCTGAAAGCGCAGGCAATGCCATTGCAGCAATCCAAGAATTAGAAGGGCTTGCAACCATGGACATTAACACCCCATTAGATATTGAAGCTCAGCAGCCACCAATGCTCCAAAGTTGA
- the LOC103455615 gene encoding probable serine/threonine-protein kinase SIS8 isoform X1, which translates to MKNLLKKLHIMSNQSEDSEGSAASSRGRKSISKSSPETERLLHSRSHQGSEHKPFSGISGWLNSVANKHGPSPPSSSNVNRAARVEQPPDAAVSGSGLDVVSDTGRRDSGSSTSRDADIAEEYQIQLALELSAREDPEAVQIEAVKQISLGSCAPDNTPAEVIAYRYWNYNALSYDDKVMDGFYDLYGILTESTSERMPSLVDLQGTPLSDSVTWEAVLVNRAADAKLLKLELVALEMAVKSSSDPLAFLNSNLVRKLALLVADHMGGPVANPENMLREWQNLSYSLKGTIGSMVLPLGSLTIGLARHRALLFKVLADSVSIPCRLVKGQQYTGSSDVAMNFVKVDDREYIVDLMADPGTLIPSDAAGSHIEYDESYFSASPLSRDIDSSHVASSSSGVGSSFEEHSDFGTLEKKSRLRNFASSTRDSEEREEPASRDLPRPTEFEEQPKMPSDEFRYASDVEKMLVQELPEKPNYPFAHTRSPSWTEGVRSPAVNKKQVKDVSKYMIVAAKENPNLAQKLHDVLRESGVVAPPNLFREIYPEELDVSTVETKRRAEDKNENKERFGTQKFKSQDDKRPAHFLPPLPQQRVNLKASTSGQPEILKPVEGLGVNLTLDTRDVTGQNISSQSEASPVKYTNNVPVAAAAAAAAAVVASSMVVAAAKTSTDTSLELPVAAAATATAAAVVATTVAVSKQYEPGMRSDGDSESGGFEPRGSGGREHDASGVNSEGERISDRSAGNESTKSDVTIDDVADCEIPWEDITLGERIGLGSYGEVYHGDWHGTEVAVKKFLDQDLLGESLDEFRSEVRMMKRLRHPNVVLFMGAITRAPNLSIVTEFLPRGSLYRLLHRPNNQLDERRRLRMALDAARGMNYLHNCTPVIVHRDLKSPNLLVDRNWVVKVCDFGLSRMKNSTFLSSRSTAGTAEWMAPEVLRNEPSDEKCDVYSYGVILWELSTMQQPWGGMNPMQVVGAVGFQHRRLDIPDNIDPAIADLIRKCWQTDPKLRPSFAEIMAILKPLQKPISRSGQT; encoded by the exons ATGAAGAACCTTCTTAAGAAACTGCATATCATGTCCAACCAATCAGAAGATTCGGAAGGGTCTGCAGCTTCATCAAGGGGCCGAAAGTCTATTAGCAAGTCATCCCCCGAAACCGAAAGGCTTTTGCACTCGAGGTCCCATCAGGGTTCTGAGCATAAACCCTTCTCGGGGATTTCGGGTTGGTTGAATTCAGTTGCCAATAAGCATGGCCCTAGTCCCCCATCATCTTCGAATGTCAACAGGGCAGCGAGAGTGGAGCAGCCACCTGATGCAGCTGTTAGTGGGAGTGGTTTAGATGTTGTTTCGGATACAGGTAGGCGCGATTCGGGGTCTAGTACCTCGAGGGATGCTGATATAGCAGAAGAGTATCAGATTCAATTGGCTTTGGAATTGAGTGCTAGGGAGGATCCAGAGGCAGTTCAGATTGAGGCTGTTAAGCAGATTAGCTTGGGGTCTTGTGCTCCTGATAATACTCCAGCTGAAGTTATAGCATACCGCTATTGG AATTACAATGCTCTTAGCTATGATGACAAGGTCATGGATGGTTTCTATGATCTGTATGGAATATTGACGGAGTCAACCTCCGAAAGAATGCCTTCCCTTGTTGATCTGCAAGGAACACCTTTGTCAGATAGTGTCACCTGGGAAGCAGTTTTGGTCAATAGAGCTGCCGATGCGAAGTTGTTGAAACTTGAACTGGTGGCCCTAGAAATGGCTGTAAAGTCAAGTTCAGATCCTCTGGCTTTTCTAAACAGCAATCTGGTGCGAAAACTTGCTCTTTTAGTTGCTGACCATATGGGTGGACCAGTTGCGAATCCTGAAAACATGTTGAGAGAATGGCAAAATCTTAGTTACAGTTTGAAAGGAACCATTGGTAGCATGGTTTTGCCACTTGGTTCTCTGACGATTGGATTAGCTCGACATCGTGCATTGTTGTTCAAG GTTTTGGCTGATAGTGTGAGCATCCCATGCCGGTTGGTGAAAGGACAACAATACACCGGGTCCAGTGATGTGGCAATGAACTTTGTAAAAGTTGATGATAG GGAGTATATTGTTGATCTGATGGCAGACCCTGGCACACTTATTCCATCTGATGCAGCTGGATCACATATAGAATATGATGAATCTTACTTTTCTGCCAGTCCTTTGTCTAGAGACATTGATTCCTCTCATGTTGCTTCTTCCAGTAGTGGAGTTGGGAGTTCGTTTGAAGAACATTCAGACTTTGGTACATTAGAGAAGAAATCCAGGTTAAGGAATTTTGCTTCTTCCACAAGGGATTccgaagagagagaagaaccaGCTTCTCGTGATCTACCCAGACCAACTGAATTCGAGGAACAACCCAAGATGCCTTCAGATGAATTTAGATATGCCTCTGACGTAGAAAAGATGCTGGTGCAGGAACTTCCAGAAAAGCCAAATTATCCTTTTGCGCATACGAGATCCCCTTCATGGACTGAAGGTGTTAGATCTCCAGCCGTTAATAAAAAGCAGGTTAAGGATGTTTCTAAATACATGATTGTTGCTGCCAAGGAGAATCCAAATCTAGCTCAAAAGCTTCATGATGTTTTACGTGAGAGTGGTGTTGTTGCTCCCCCGAACTTGTTTAGGGAAATATATCCAGAGGAGTTAGATGTGTCAACAGTCGAGACCAAACGCCGGGCAGAAGATAAGAACGAAAATAAAGAAAGGTTTGGAACACAAAAATTTAAAAGTCAAGATGATAAAAGGCCAGCTCACTTTCTGCCTCCTTTGCCTCAGCAAAGGGTGAATCTTAAAGCTAGTACTTCCGGTCAACCGGAGATTCTTAAGCCTGTGGAAGGTTTAGGCGTCAACCTTACACTTGATACGAGGGACGTAACTGGCCAGAATATCTCATCACAGTCCGAAGCATCTCCAGTTAAATATACAAATAATGTCCCTGTTGCTGCAGCGGCGGCGGCCGCAGCAGCTGTTGTTGCATCATCTATGGTAGTCGCTGCAGCAAAAACAAGTACTGACACAAGTCTCGAACTTCCTGTGGCAGCTGCTGCCACTGCTACTGCTGCAGCTGTGGTTGCAACAACCGTAGCTGTCAGTAAGCAATATGAGCCGGGCATGAGAAGTGATGGAGATTCAGAAAGTGGTGGTTTTGAACCAAGGGGCAGTGGTGGCCGTGAGCATGATGCTTCGGGAGTTAATTCAGAAGGCGAGCGAATATCAGATCGATCAGCAGGTAATGAAAGCACTAAATCTGATGTCACAATTGATGATGTTGCAGACTGCGAGATTCCATGGGAGGACATCACCTTGGGTGAACGTATTGGACTTG GATCGTATGGGGAGGTCTATCATGGAGACTGGCATGGCACT GAGGTTGCTGTGAAGAAGTTTCTAGACCAAGACTTATTGGGCGAATCACTTGATGAATTCAGAAGTGAG GTTCGGATGATGAAAAGACTCAGGCATCCTAATGTTGTTCTCTTCATGGGTGCGATAACTCGCGCTCCAAATCTTTCCATTGTTACAGAATTTCTTCCAAG AGGTAGTTTATACAGGTTATTACACCGGCCTAACAATCAATTAGATGAGCGGAGGCGCTTGAGGATGGCTCTTGATGCT GCTCGCGGAATGAATTACTTGCATAACTGCACTCCAGTAATTGTACACCgtgatttgaagtctccaaatCTTCTTGTCGATAGGAACTGGGTAGTGAAG GTCTGTGATTTTGGATTATCACGAATGAAGAACAGCACATTTCTCTCCTCGAGGTCGACTGCAGGGACG GCTGAATGGATGGCTCCGGAAGTGCTAAGAAATGAACCTTCGGATGAAAA ATGCGATGTTTATAGCTACGGGGTCATTTTATGGGAGCTCTCTACGATGCAACAGCCATGGGGAGGAATGAACCCAATGCAAGTTGTTGGTGCAGTTGGATTTCAACATCGCCGTCTTGATATTCCAGATAATATAGATCCTGCAATTGCAGATCTCATTCGAAAATGCTGGCAAAC AGATCCAAAATTGAGACCGTCGTTTGCTGAGATCATGGCAATTCTGAAACCATTGCAGAAGCCGATAAGTAGAAGTGGACAGACCTAG
- the LOC103455615 gene encoding probable serine/threonine-protein kinase SIS8 isoform X2, with protein sequence MDGFYDLYGILTESTSERMPSLVDLQGTPLSDSVTWEAVLVNRAADAKLLKLELVALEMAVKSSSDPLAFLNSNLVRKLALLVADHMGGPVANPENMLREWQNLSYSLKGTIGSMVLPLGSLTIGLARHRALLFKVLADSVSIPCRLVKGQQYTGSSDVAMNFVKVDDREYIVDLMADPGTLIPSDAAGSHIEYDESYFSASPLSRDIDSSHVASSSSGVGSSFEEHSDFGTLEKKSRLRNFASSTRDSEEREEPASRDLPRPTEFEEQPKMPSDEFRYASDVEKMLVQELPEKPNYPFAHTRSPSWTEGVRSPAVNKKQVKDVSKYMIVAAKENPNLAQKLHDVLRESGVVAPPNLFREIYPEELDVSTVETKRRAEDKNENKERFGTQKFKSQDDKRPAHFLPPLPQQRVNLKASTSGQPEILKPVEGLGVNLTLDTRDVTGQNISSQSEASPVKYTNNVPVAAAAAAAAAVVASSMVVAAAKTSTDTSLELPVAAAATATAAAVVATTVAVSKQYEPGMRSDGDSESGGFEPRGSGGREHDASGVNSEGERISDRSAGNESTKSDVTIDDVADCEIPWEDITLGERIGLGSYGEVYHGDWHGTEVAVKKFLDQDLLGESLDEFRSEVRMMKRLRHPNVVLFMGAITRAPNLSIVTEFLPRGSLYRLLHRPNNQLDERRRLRMALDAARGMNYLHNCTPVIVHRDLKSPNLLVDRNWVVKVCDFGLSRMKNSTFLSSRSTAGTAEWMAPEVLRNEPSDEKCDVYSYGVILWELSTMQQPWGGMNPMQVVGAVGFQHRRLDIPDNIDPAIADLIRKCWQTDPKLRPSFAEIMAILKPLQKPISRSGQT encoded by the exons ATGGATGGTTTCTATGATCTGTATGGAATATTGACGGAGTCAACCTCCGAAAGAATGCCTTCCCTTGTTGATCTGCAAGGAACACCTTTGTCAGATAGTGTCACCTGGGAAGCAGTTTTGGTCAATAGAGCTGCCGATGCGAAGTTGTTGAAACTTGAACTGGTGGCCCTAGAAATGGCTGTAAAGTCAAGTTCAGATCCTCTGGCTTTTCTAAACAGCAATCTGGTGCGAAAACTTGCTCTTTTAGTTGCTGACCATATGGGTGGACCAGTTGCGAATCCTGAAAACATGTTGAGAGAATGGCAAAATCTTAGTTACAGTTTGAAAGGAACCATTGGTAGCATGGTTTTGCCACTTGGTTCTCTGACGATTGGATTAGCTCGACATCGTGCATTGTTGTTCAAG GTTTTGGCTGATAGTGTGAGCATCCCATGCCGGTTGGTGAAAGGACAACAATACACCGGGTCCAGTGATGTGGCAATGAACTTTGTAAAAGTTGATGATAG GGAGTATATTGTTGATCTGATGGCAGACCCTGGCACACTTATTCCATCTGATGCAGCTGGATCACATATAGAATATGATGAATCTTACTTTTCTGCCAGTCCTTTGTCTAGAGACATTGATTCCTCTCATGTTGCTTCTTCCAGTAGTGGAGTTGGGAGTTCGTTTGAAGAACATTCAGACTTTGGTACATTAGAGAAGAAATCCAGGTTAAGGAATTTTGCTTCTTCCACAAGGGATTccgaagagagagaagaaccaGCTTCTCGTGATCTACCCAGACCAACTGAATTCGAGGAACAACCCAAGATGCCTTCAGATGAATTTAGATATGCCTCTGACGTAGAAAAGATGCTGGTGCAGGAACTTCCAGAAAAGCCAAATTATCCTTTTGCGCATACGAGATCCCCTTCATGGACTGAAGGTGTTAGATCTCCAGCCGTTAATAAAAAGCAGGTTAAGGATGTTTCTAAATACATGATTGTTGCTGCCAAGGAGAATCCAAATCTAGCTCAAAAGCTTCATGATGTTTTACGTGAGAGTGGTGTTGTTGCTCCCCCGAACTTGTTTAGGGAAATATATCCAGAGGAGTTAGATGTGTCAACAGTCGAGACCAAACGCCGGGCAGAAGATAAGAACGAAAATAAAGAAAGGTTTGGAACACAAAAATTTAAAAGTCAAGATGATAAAAGGCCAGCTCACTTTCTGCCTCCTTTGCCTCAGCAAAGGGTGAATCTTAAAGCTAGTACTTCCGGTCAACCGGAGATTCTTAAGCCTGTGGAAGGTTTAGGCGTCAACCTTACACTTGATACGAGGGACGTAACTGGCCAGAATATCTCATCACAGTCCGAAGCATCTCCAGTTAAATATACAAATAATGTCCCTGTTGCTGCAGCGGCGGCGGCCGCAGCAGCTGTTGTTGCATCATCTATGGTAGTCGCTGCAGCAAAAACAAGTACTGACACAAGTCTCGAACTTCCTGTGGCAGCTGCTGCCACTGCTACTGCTGCAGCTGTGGTTGCAACAACCGTAGCTGTCAGTAAGCAATATGAGCCGGGCATGAGAAGTGATGGAGATTCAGAAAGTGGTGGTTTTGAACCAAGGGGCAGTGGTGGCCGTGAGCATGATGCTTCGGGAGTTAATTCAGAAGGCGAGCGAATATCAGATCGATCAGCAGGTAATGAAAGCACTAAATCTGATGTCACAATTGATGATGTTGCAGACTGCGAGATTCCATGGGAGGACATCACCTTGGGTGAACGTATTGGACTTG GATCGTATGGGGAGGTCTATCATGGAGACTGGCATGGCACT GAGGTTGCTGTGAAGAAGTTTCTAGACCAAGACTTATTGGGCGAATCACTTGATGAATTCAGAAGTGAG GTTCGGATGATGAAAAGACTCAGGCATCCTAATGTTGTTCTCTTCATGGGTGCGATAACTCGCGCTCCAAATCTTTCCATTGTTACAGAATTTCTTCCAAG AGGTAGTTTATACAGGTTATTACACCGGCCTAACAATCAATTAGATGAGCGGAGGCGCTTGAGGATGGCTCTTGATGCT GCTCGCGGAATGAATTACTTGCATAACTGCACTCCAGTAATTGTACACCgtgatttgaagtctccaaatCTTCTTGTCGATAGGAACTGGGTAGTGAAG GTCTGTGATTTTGGATTATCACGAATGAAGAACAGCACATTTCTCTCCTCGAGGTCGACTGCAGGGACG GCTGAATGGATGGCTCCGGAAGTGCTAAGAAATGAACCTTCGGATGAAAA ATGCGATGTTTATAGCTACGGGGTCATTTTATGGGAGCTCTCTACGATGCAACAGCCATGGGGAGGAATGAACCCAATGCAAGTTGTTGGTGCAGTTGGATTTCAACATCGCCGTCTTGATATTCCAGATAATATAGATCCTGCAATTGCAGATCTCATTCGAAAATGCTGGCAAAC AGATCCAAAATTGAGACCGTCGTTTGCTGAGATCATGGCAATTCTGAAACCATTGCAGAAGCCGATAAGTAGAAGTGGACAGACCTAG
- the LOC103455616 gene encoding peptidyl-prolyl cis-trans isomerase FKBP17-2, chloroplastic-like, with protein MASFGSTSPFISHSLTRPNHFSPSSSQTPLPPPQNLPPQPPHSPTPIQQLSTSSSEQPPTPVKEEQLKPSKTKTKADSPDWIASTLTRRFGIGAGLAWAAFLTVGVVSEQIKTRFEVSQQESNTRNAEKEEEVVLPNGIRYYEIRVSGGATPRPGDLVVIDLKGKVEGSELVFVDTFEREKKPLALVVGSRQPYSKGVCEGIEYMMRSMKAGSKRRVVVPPSLGFGENGADLGRGLQIPPSATLEYIIEVDRVSIASA; from the exons ATGGCCTCCTTCGGTAGTACTTCCCCATTTATCTCCCACTCTCTAACAAGACCAAACCACTTCTCTCCTTCCTCATCACAAACGCCGCTGCCTCCGCCACAAAATCTTCCACCACAACCGCCTCATTCTCCGACACCAATTCAGCAGCTCAGCACAAGTTCATCCGAGCAGCCGCCGACGCCGGTAAAAGAAGAGCAGCTAAAGCCATCCAAGACCAAAACCAAGGCAGACTCCCCAGACTGGATAGCTTCCACGTTGACCAGAAGGTTTGGGATTGGTGCTGGCCTTGCCTGGGCTGCCTTTCTCACGGTTGGTGTTGTCTCTGAGCAAATTAAAACCCGCTTTGAAGTCTCCCAACAAGAATCAAACACAag GAATgctgagaaagaagaagaggtggTGTTACCTAATGGCATAAG ATACTACGAGATAAGAGTGAGCGGCGGAGCTACTCCGAGGCCGGGGGACTTGGTGGTGATCGACCTGAAGGGCAAAGTAGAAGGCAGCGAACTAGTTTTTGTGGACACATTTGAGCGGGAGAAGAAGCCATTGGCTCTGGTGGTGGGGTCCAGGCAGCCATACAGCAAAGGAGTATGTGAAGGGATAGAGTATATGATGAGATCCATGAAGGCAGGTAGCAAAAGGAGAGTGGTGGTTCCTCCAAGCTTGGGGTTTGGAGAAAATGGTGCAGATTTGGGTCGTGGTCTGCAAATTCCTCCTTCTGCAACCCTAGAGTATATTATTGAGGTTGATAGAGTCTCAATTGCATCTGCATGA
- the LOC103455619 gene encoding uncharacterized protein isoform X1: protein MGKVLDSNFLALTAIVTVGYQLLFFIITALLKFDKVTDFAGSTNFVILAILTLVVKGSWHFRQVVLSLLVIIWGLRLGLFLLMRILQWVEDRRFDEMRGNIGKLAVFWIFQAVWVWTVSLPVTVANASNRKPSLQAADIIGWVIWFVGFSVEAAADQQKLTFKGSPQNRGKWCNVGLWKYTRHPNYFGEIFLWWGVFIASTPVLKGAEWLVIFGPIFLTLLLLFISGIPMLEDSADKKFGNVDEYRLYKRSTSPLIPLPPAIYKNLPLWFKSTFLFEFPLYSRNLPREEPNWCRTSPVERRSDGLKSG from the exons ATGGGAAAAGTCTTGGATTCCAATTTCTTAGCTCTCACTGCTATTGTCACT GTGGGGTATCAGTTGTTGTTCTTCATAATCACTGCTCTTCTCAAGTTCGACAAAGTCACTGACTTTGCTG GAAGTACCAATTTTGTTATACTTGCTATTCTGACTTTGGTTGTGAAGGGGTCATGGCATTTTAGACAG GTAGTGTTGAGTTTGCTTGTGATAATATGGGGTCTTCGCCTCGGGTTGTTCCTACTGATGAG GATTTTGCAATGGGTAGAGGATCGGCGTTTTGATGAAATGCGTGGTAATATAGGGAAGTTAGCAGTTTTCTGGATATTTCAG GCTGTGTGGGTATGGACTGTGAGTTTACCTGTAACAGTTGCTAATGCAAGCAACAGAAAACCATCACTCCAAGCCGCGGACATAATTGGATGGGTTATATGGTTTGTCGGTTTTTCAGTTGAAGCTGCAGCGGATCAGCAAAAACTGACATTCAAAGGTTCACCACAAAATAGAGGAAAGTGGTGCAATGTCGGACTATGGAAATACACTCGCCATCCAAACTATTTTGGTGAG ATATTCCTTTGGTGGGGAGTGTTTATTGCTTCCACGCCTGTATTGAAAGGTGCAGAGTGGCTGGTGATTTTTGGACCGATCTTTCTCACGTTGTTGCTTCTTTTCATCAGTGGCATACCGATGCTTGAG GACTCTGCAGACAAGAAGTTTGGAAACGTGGACGAATACAGGCTGTATAAAAGATCGACTAG CCCTCTGATTCCGCTACCTCCGGCTATATACAAGAACTTGCCATTGTGGTTCAAATCGACTTTTCTCTTTGAGTTTCCTCTCTACAGTCGTAATCTTCCTCGGGAAGAGCCAAACTG GTGTAGAACAAGCCCGGTAGAACGAAGAAGCGACGGATTGAAGAGTGGCTAG
- the LOC103455619 gene encoding uncharacterized protein isoform X2: MGKVLDSNFLALTAIVTVGYQLLFFIITALLKFDKVTDFAGSTNFVILAILTLVVKGSWHFRQVVLSLLVIIWGLRLGLFLLMRILQWVEDRRFDEMRGNIGKLAVFWIFQAVWVWTVSLPVTVANASNRKPSLQAADIIGWVIWFVGFSVEAAADQQKLTFKGSPQNRGKWCNVGLWKYTRHPNYFGEIFLWWGVFIASTPVLKGAEWLVIFGPIFLTLLLLFISGIPMLEDSADKKFGNVDEYRLYKRSTSPLIPLPPAIYKNLPLWFKSTFLFEFPLYSRNLPREEPN; encoded by the exons ATGGGAAAAGTCTTGGATTCCAATTTCTTAGCTCTCACTGCTATTGTCACT GTGGGGTATCAGTTGTTGTTCTTCATAATCACTGCTCTTCTCAAGTTCGACAAAGTCACTGACTTTGCTG GAAGTACCAATTTTGTTATACTTGCTATTCTGACTTTGGTTGTGAAGGGGTCATGGCATTTTAGACAG GTAGTGTTGAGTTTGCTTGTGATAATATGGGGTCTTCGCCTCGGGTTGTTCCTACTGATGAG GATTTTGCAATGGGTAGAGGATCGGCGTTTTGATGAAATGCGTGGTAATATAGGGAAGTTAGCAGTTTTCTGGATATTTCAG GCTGTGTGGGTATGGACTGTGAGTTTACCTGTAACAGTTGCTAATGCAAGCAACAGAAAACCATCACTCCAAGCCGCGGACATAATTGGATGGGTTATATGGTTTGTCGGTTTTTCAGTTGAAGCTGCAGCGGATCAGCAAAAACTGACATTCAAAGGTTCACCACAAAATAGAGGAAAGTGGTGCAATGTCGGACTATGGAAATACACTCGCCATCCAAACTATTTTGGTGAG ATATTCCTTTGGTGGGGAGTGTTTATTGCTTCCACGCCTGTATTGAAAGGTGCAGAGTGGCTGGTGATTTTTGGACCGATCTTTCTCACGTTGTTGCTTCTTTTCATCAGTGGCATACCGATGCTTGAG GACTCTGCAGACAAGAAGTTTGGAAACGTGGACGAATACAGGCTGTATAAAAGATCGACTAG CCCTCTGATTCCGCTACCTCCGGCTATATACAAGAACTTGCCATTGTGGTTCAAATCGACTTTTCTCTTTGAGTTTCCTCTCTACAGTCGTAATCTTCCTCGGGAAGAGCCAAACTG A